The Xenopus laevis strain J_2021 chromosome 5L, Xenopus_laevis_v10.1, whole genome shotgun sequence genome has a segment encoding these proteins:
- the cnih4.L gene encoding cornichon family AMPA receptor auxiliary protein 4 L homeolog has protein sequence MEAALFIFSLIDCCALIFLSVYFIITLSDLECDYINARSCCSKLNKWVVPELVGHTVVSVLMLVSLHWFIFVLNLPIAAWNIYRFIMVPSGNLGVFDPTEIHNRGQLKSHMKEAMIKLGFHLLCFFIYLYSMILALIND, from the exons ATGGAGGCCGCGCTCTTCATCTTTTCGCTCATTGATTGCTGCGCCCTTATTTTCCTCTCTGTTTACTTC ATAATTACACTGTCGGACTTAGAATGTGACTACATCAACGCCCGTTCCTGCTGCTCCAAACTGAACAAG TGGGTGGTCCCAGAGCTGGTCGGCCATACTGTGGTGTCTGTGTTGATGCTCGTGTCATTACACTGGTTCATCTTTGTTCTTAACCTGCCTATAGCAGCATGGAATATATACAG GTTTATTATGGTGCCAAGTGGAAACTTGGGGGTGTTTGACCCTACAGAGATTCACAATCGGGGGCAGCTGAAGTCTCACATGAAAGAAGCCATGATTAAACTTGGATTCCATCTACTCTGTTTCTTCATATACTTGTACAG TATGATTTTGGCCTTAATAAACGACTGA